Below is a window of Shumkonia mesophila DNA.
CGAAGTCATGGTGCTGGCCCGTTGGGCGCCAGGCTACCGCCCCTATCGGCCGGAATGGCATTACCTTTTCAATTCCTATTACGAGGCGTTGGGTGAGCGCCATCCGAGGCCCGAACGCGGCATGCTGACCCGTCCCTCGCTCGACGAGGTCAAGGAATACCGGCGCTTCGTCGATGCCGCCATGCTCGATCTGCTGAACGGCCCTGTCGATGCCGAGCTTGAAGACCTGGTCGTGATCGGCCTCAATCACGAACAGCAGCATCAGGAGCTCATCCTCACCGATATCCTCGATCTTTTGTCGCGCAACCCGCTGCGGCCGGCCTATGTGGCGCCGGTGCCCCACCTCGCCGGCGCCGCCGGTGGGAACGCCGGGTGGATCGAACATCCCGGTGGGCGCGTCGAGATCGGCCATGCCGGTCCCGGCTTCGCCTTCGACAACGAGGGGTCGCGCTTCGAAACGCTGCTCCGGCCTTTCCGCGTCGCCGACCGCCCGGTGACCAACGGCGAATGGATAGCCTTCATGGCCGACGGCGCCTACCTTCGGCCCGAACTGTGGCTGGCCGACGGCTGGGCGACGGTGAAAATCCGCGGCTGGCGGGCGCCCCGCTATTGGCGGGAAGACGACGACGGATGGGCGTGCCTGACCCTGCACGGGCCGATCACCCCCGATCCGGCGGCGCCCGTCTGCCACGTCAGCTACTACGAGGCCGACGCCTACGCCCGCTGGGCCAGCAGGCGGCTGCCCACCGAGGCGGAATGGGAAACGCTGGCGGCGAAGCATGACCCCGCCGCCGGCCAGTTCGTCGAGGACGGGCGGCTGGTGCCGGCCCCGGCTGGCGACGGCGGGCCCGGCTTCTTCGGCGGAGTCTGGGAATGGACGGCATCGCCCTACAGCCCGTATCCCGGCTTCAAGCCGGCCATCGGGGCGCTCGGCGAATACAACGGCAAGTTCATGTGCAGCCAGATGGTGCTGAGAGGCGGCTCCTGCGTCACCCCGCGCGGCCATGTGCGCGCCACCTACCGCAACTTCTTCTATCCGCACCAGCGCTGGCAGTTCATGGGTCTCCGGCTGGCGGAGGACGGCTGATGTTCGACGCCACGCCGGAAGGCCAAGTCGACGCGGGCCGGCTTCGCCCCCCTCCGCAACCGCCGTCCGGCATGCGCGACGAGGTGCTGGCCGGGCTGCTGGCGACCCCCAAGACCCTGTCGCCGAAGTACTTCTACGACGAGCGCGGCTCGCGCCTGTTCGAACGCATCTGCCGGCTGCCGGAATACTATCCGACCGTCACCGAGACGGGGATCTTAAGCGACTGTCGCGCCGAGATCGCCGAGACGCTGGGGCGGCGGGCGGCCATCGTGGAGTACGGCAGCGGCTCCAGCGAAAAGATCCGCATCCTGCTCGACGCGCTCGCCGACCCGGCCGCCTACGTCCCGGTCGATATCTCGCGTCGCCACCTCGAGCAGTCAGCGGCACGTCTGGCCAGGGCCTATCCCGGCCTGCCCATTTATCCGCTGGCCGCCGATTTCACGCAGGCCTTCAGCCTGCCCGACCTGCCGGGACGGCCGGTCGGCTTTTTCCCCGGCTCGACCATCGGCAATTTCACCCCCCGACAGGCGGCGGCCTTCCTGAAAACGGCGGGCAGGACGCTGGGGCCGGGCTCGACCTTCGTAGTCGGCTTCGACCTCATCAAGGACCACGCGGTGCTGGAGAGAGCCTACAACGATTCCCAAGGGGTGACGGCGGCCTTCAATCTCAACGCGCTCACCCACCTCAACCGCGAGCTGGGCTGCGATTTCCCGCTCGACGCCTTCGCCCATTGCGCCTGGTTCAATCCGAAGGAAAGCCGCATCGAGATGCACTTGAAGGCCCGTCGTCCCCTGACGGTCAGAATCGCCGGGGCGGCCGTCCGCTTTCGCGAGGGCGAAACCATCCATACCGAAAACAGCTACAAGTACACGCCGGCCCGCTTCAGGGCGCTGGCAGCCGGCGCCGGCTGGACCGTGCGCCGCCTGTGGACCGACGGCCGCCCGTGGTTCGCGGTGGCCGCGCTGTCGCGCTAGAGGTGGCGGCGCTGCGGTGGCGACCGGGCGCCTAGTCCTAAACCGGGCTGCGTGGTAGCGTGAAAAGGCAATGCACTGTTACCCGCCAGAGGCCAACCAACAAATGATCCCCGACGCCACCTACCCGCTTAGCGACGGCGTGAAAATCGTTGCCCCGGATTCCCCGCACCTGATCACACCGTATGTCTTGCGCGAGCAACAGGACTGGTTCGAGGACGAGATTAAGTTCCTGCGGCGCGTCATCGAGCCAGGTTGGCAAGCCATCGACATCGGCGCCAATCACGGGGTCTATACGCTGGTCATCGCCAATCTGGCGGGGCCGGCCGGCCACGTGTGGGCGTTCGAGCCGGCATCCAGCACCGCCCGACTGCTGGCCGCAGGCGTCACCGTCAACGGCTTTTCCAATGTCACCCTTGAACAAAGCGCCGTCTCCGACTTCTCTGGAACCGCCGAACTGTCGCTCAGCGACAATTCCGAGTTGAACAAACTGGCGGACGGCGCGGCGCCGGACGGCGCCGTTGAAACGGTTTCCGTCGTCACTCTTGACCAATCCAGATTGCAGCACGGCTGGCGGGGCATCGACTTCATCAAGCTCGACGCCGAGGGCCAGGAAATGAATGTGCTTCGGGGCGGCCGCGATTTCCTGGCGTCTGAATCCCCCTTGATCCAGTACGAAATCAAGGACGGGCACGGCTGGCACCTGGACTTGGCCAAGGAGTTTCTGGCGCTGGGCTACCATTCATACCGGCTTGTCCCGGGTTTGGATGCCTTGGTTCCTGTCGTCAGCGGTGAGCAGCCCGACAGCTATTTGTTGAACCTCTTTTGCTGCAAGCCCGACCGCGCCGCCCAACTCGCCGCTCGCGGCTTGCTGGTCGACAGCGCCGAGATCGCCATGGACCCTGCCGCCGCGACCGGCGCCGACTGGCGCTCGATGCTCACCCGACACCCCTATGGTGCGATTCTCAGCGCCAAGTGGGATCGCTTTCCCATTGTCGGCCGATGCGCCGACGTCATCGCATCGCTGGCGTTATACGTCCTTGCGCAGGACAGCTCGTTGCCGATGGCGGTTCGCCTTGCCGCCCTGAAGACGGCCTTCGAGAATTTCCAGCGCTATGCCGCCGAGCCGACGGCATTTCTCCGCGCCAGCAGCTTGGCCCGCATCGCCAGGGAGTACGGTGCCAGGGACGTTGCCATCACGTCGCTCCGGCAGCTCTGCGCCGCCATTTTCGAACGGCGCCAGGTCGATCCGGCCGAACCGTTTCTGGCGCCGGGAAGGCGCTCCGAGGCGTGGCCCATCCCGGACCCCAAAAGGTCCGGAGACTGGCTGGCAACCGCAGCTCTTGAGGAACTGGAGTTGAATGAGTTCTATTCGTCCTACTACTCGGGAAAGTCCCGGATTGGACGCCTGGAAATCATCTGCAATTCCGGGTTCGCCGACGACGAAATGAAACGCCGGCGCGACCTCGTTTATCAGCGGTTCGGCATCCAGCCCGCCACGTAGAACGCCGACAGCGCGTCAGGCGCTCTCGCGCCTGAGCAGGGTAAAGCCGACGTCGACGCGGGTTTCGGCGACCGCCTGGCCGGCCAGCCGGGCCACCAGCATCTCGGCGGCCCTTCGGCCGATCTCGTGGCGCGGCGTCAGGATGGTGGTGAGGCGCGGCATCACTTCGCCTGAGAATTCCAGGCCGTTGAACCCGGCGATCGCCAGCGACCCCGGCACCGCGATGCCGCGGCGCTGACATTCCAGCAGGCCGCCCACCGCCATGTCGTCGTTGGCGAAGAAGACGGCATCGATGTCGGGGGCCTCGCCCAAAAGCTGCGACACCGCGTCGCCGCCGGCCCGTACGGCCGACGGCCGATCGAGCGACAGCGCCGGCCCGCCTTCCTGCCCGGCGGCGGCGAGCGCGGTACGCAACCCCTCCAGCCGCTTGGCGGCGCGCACATCGCGCTCCATCTGCGGGCCGACGAAGGCGATG
It encodes the following:
- the egtB gene encoding ergothioneine biosynthesis protein EgtB; the encoded protein is MPKPEAKRHPERTGLAARYQDVRRASERLVAPLSPEDAAVQSMPDASPAKWHLAHITWFFEVMVLARWAPGYRPYRPEWHYLFNSYYEALGERHPRPERGMLTRPSLDEVKEYRRFVDAAMLDLLNGPVDAELEDLVVIGLNHEQQHQELILTDILDLLSRNPLRPAYVAPVPHLAGAAGGNAGWIEHPGGRVEIGHAGPGFAFDNEGSRFETLLRPFRVADRPVTNGEWIAFMADGAYLRPELWLADGWATVKIRGWRAPRYWREDDDGWACLTLHGPITPDPAAPVCHVSYYEADAYARWASRRLPTEAEWETLAAKHDPAAGQFVEDGRLVPAPAGDGGPGFFGGVWEWTASPYSPYPGFKPAIGALGEYNGKFMCSQMVLRGGSCVTPRGHVRATYRNFFYPHQRWQFMGLRLAEDG
- the egtD gene encoding L-histidine N(alpha)-methyltransferase encodes the protein MFDATPEGQVDAGRLRPPPQPPSGMRDEVLAGLLATPKTLSPKYFYDERGSRLFERICRLPEYYPTVTETGILSDCRAEIAETLGRRAAIVEYGSGSSEKIRILLDALADPAAYVPVDISRRHLEQSAARLARAYPGLPIYPLAADFTQAFSLPDLPGRPVGFFPGSTIGNFTPRQAAAFLKTAGRTLGPGSTFVVGFDLIKDHAVLERAYNDSQGVTAAFNLNALTHLNRELGCDFPLDAFAHCAWFNPKESRIEMHLKARRPLTVRIAGAAVRFREGETIHTENSYKYTPARFRALAAGAGWTVRRLWTDGRPWFAVAALSR
- a CDS encoding FkbM family methyltransferase; the encoded protein is MIPDATYPLSDGVKIVAPDSPHLITPYVLREQQDWFEDEIKFLRRVIEPGWQAIDIGANHGVYTLVIANLAGPAGHVWAFEPASSTARLLAAGVTVNGFSNVTLEQSAVSDFSGTAELSLSDNSELNKLADGAAPDGAVETVSVVTLDQSRLQHGWRGIDFIKLDAEGQEMNVLRGGRDFLASESPLIQYEIKDGHGWHLDLAKEFLALGYHSYRLVPGLDALVPVVSGEQPDSYLLNLFCCKPDRAAQLAARGLLVDSAEIAMDPAAATGADWRSMLTRHPYGAILSAKWDRFPIVGRCADVIASLALYVLAQDSSLPMAVRLAALKTAFENFQRYAAEPTAFLRASSLARIAREYGARDVAITSLRQLCAAIFERRQVDPAEPFLAPGRRSEAWPIPDPKRSGDWLATAALEELELNEFYSSYYSGKSRIGRLEIICNSGFADDEMKRRRDLVYQRFGIQPAT